A single window of Psychromonas ingrahamii 37 DNA harbors:
- a CDS encoding glutamate synthase subunit beta: MGKPTGFLELGRELPGRVPVIERIKNNKEFVKNDEFGDKVSDQASRCMDCGVPFCHDGCPIGNIIPEFNDAVYRESWVEAWDILSATNNFPEVTGRVCPAPCETSCVLGINQDPVTICSIEKTIADKAYENGYAKPKIPTSRTGKTVAIVGSGPAGLTAAEQLNGAGHTVTVYERDEKVGGLMRFGIPDFKLGMDVIDRKIDVLEAAGIKMVVNAHIGVDFDAKELRKQFDVVLLTGGSTVPRDLPIPGRDLKGVHFAMEFLSQNNRRANGMEIKGEEIHAKDDHVVVIGGGDTGSDCVGTSNRHQAASITQVEIMPVPPEKRTVNMPWPSYPMILKTTSSHQEGADRHWSILTKKFIGDENGNVKELVVADIEWEKAEPGKRPNFTEIEGTVRSIPCTKAFLAMGFLHPEPTGILAQLNIALDERGNVQTTDYATSQQGVFASGDMRTGQSLVVRCINEGREASRAIDAYLMGTSNLEAMADSLMLSH, from the coding sequence ATGGGTAAGCCAACTGGATTTTTAGAATTAGGTCGTGAACTACCTGGTAGAGTACCAGTAATAGAACGGATCAAAAATAATAAAGAGTTTGTAAAAAACGATGAGTTTGGCGACAAAGTCAGTGACCAAGCTTCTCGTTGTATGGATTGTGGTGTACCTTTCTGTCACGATGGTTGTCCGATTGGTAACATTATTCCTGAGTTCAATGATGCGGTTTACCGTGAAAGTTGGGTAGAAGCTTGGGATATATTAAGTGCAACGAATAACTTTCCTGAAGTCACCGGGCGTGTCTGCCCGGCGCCTTGTGAGACCTCCTGTGTTCTTGGTATTAACCAGGATCCTGTTACGATTTGCAGCATAGAAAAAACCATTGCCGACAAAGCTTATGAAAATGGTTATGCTAAGCCTAAAATTCCAACATCACGCACTGGCAAAACGGTTGCAATCGTGGGCAGTGGACCTGCTGGTTTAACTGCCGCTGAGCAGCTAAACGGTGCCGGTCATACGGTGACTGTTTATGAACGTGACGAAAAAGTTGGCGGTTTAATGCGTTTTGGTATCCCAGACTTTAAGTTGGGTATGGATGTTATTGATCGTAAAATTGATGTGTTGGAAGCTGCTGGTATTAAGATGGTGGTGAATGCACACATTGGCGTTGATTTTGATGCTAAAGAGTTGCGTAAGCAGTTTGATGTGGTGTTATTGACAGGTGGTTCAACGGTGCCTCGTGATTTACCTATTCCAGGCCGAGATCTGAAAGGTGTCCATTTTGCGATGGAATTCCTTTCTCAAAATAACCGTCGTGCTAACGGTATGGAGATTAAAGGCGAAGAGATTCACGCCAAAGACGATCATGTTGTTGTTATTGGCGGCGGCGATACAGGTTCTGACTGTGTTGGTACTTCTAATCGTCATCAAGCGGCAAGCATTACGCAAGTGGAAATTATGCCGGTTCCGCCTGAAAAACGTACGGTTAATATGCCTTGGCCTTCCTACCCAATGATCTTAAAAACAACGAGTTCACATCAGGAAGGTGCCGATCGTCATTGGTCTATTCTTACCAAAAAATTTATTGGTGATGAAAACGGCAACGTTAAAGAGTTAGTTGTTGCTGATATCGAGTGGGAAAAAGCGGAACCCGGTAAACGTCCTAATTTCACCGAGATTGAAGGGACTGTTCGCAGCATTCCTTGTACTAAAGCCTTTTTAGCAATGGGGTTCTTACACCCGGAGCCGACGGGTATTTTAGCGCAGCTTAATATCGCCTTGGATGAGCGTGGCAATGTTCAAACAACTGATTATGCCACTAGCCAACAAGGTGTTTTTGCTTCTGGGGATATGCGTACAGGGCAATCATTAGTTGTTCGCTGTATTAACGAAGGTCGTGAAGCTTCCCGTGCAATTGATGCTTATTTGATGGGCACATCGAACCTTGAAGCAATGGCCGACTCCTTAATGTTATCTCATTAA
- a CDS encoding Na+/H+ antiporter NhaC family protein: MILTDFATSPLSVMPAVVALGLAIITRRVLLSLGLGIVFGALLLVDFSFSKGTIYILTTVKSVLIDEGGINTWNMSIVGFLLLLGMMTALLTLSGGTRAFSLWALNHIKDKRGASLLAAFLGVFIFIDDYFNSLAVGSIARPVTDRFNVSRSKLAYILDSTAAPMCILMPLSSWGAYIMTIIGGILLSHGITEYSALGAYVRLIPMNFYAVFTLLMVFAVIWFKLDIGLMKNHEIEAEKNGAQTKGDHQAVDLHDEFGINESEQGKVSDLVLPIFALIAGTLFFMQYTGNLALAASGKPFSVLGAFENTDVGMSLCYGALVGLAFTLFTVLKQKIAFKLIFHAAWIGGRSMFGAIIILFFAWAIGTVIGDMKTGAYLSSLVQGNIGVQWLPVIMFVLSGAMAFSTGTSWGTFGIMLPIAGDMSGATELSLMLPMLSAVLAGSVFGDHCSPISDTTILSSTGARCRHIDHVATQLPYALSVAGVSAVGFVVIGFTNSLSLSLVASFIAFSALIFVMKFLSKR, encoded by the coding sequence ATGATTTTAACGGATTTTGCAACCTCACCCCTGTCGGTTATGCCGGCAGTGGTCGCATTAGGTTTGGCAATTATTACCCGTCGTGTTTTGCTCTCTTTAGGATTAGGTATCGTTTTTGGTGCGTTATTATTGGTGGATTTCTCATTTTCGAAGGGTACGATTTATATTCTGACCACGGTTAAAAGTGTCTTGATCGATGAGGGCGGAATCAATACTTGGAATATGAGTATAGTGGGCTTTTTGTTACTGCTGGGAATGATGACAGCACTGTTAACGCTTTCGGGTGGCACGCGTGCCTTTTCTTTATGGGCACTCAATCATATTAAAGATAAACGCGGCGCATCACTGTTAGCTGCATTTTTAGGTGTGTTCATTTTTATTGATGATTACTTTAATAGCTTGGCAGTCGGTTCAATTGCTCGGCCAGTGACGGACAGGTTCAATGTTTCTCGTTCAAAATTAGCTTATATACTGGATTCGACCGCAGCGCCCATGTGCATTCTCATGCCACTTTCGAGCTGGGGGGCTTATATTATGACTATTATTGGCGGTATTTTATTAAGTCACGGTATTACTGAATACTCAGCATTAGGTGCTTACGTCAGACTGATACCAATGAACTTTTATGCCGTCTTTACCCTGTTAATGGTGTTTGCGGTTATTTGGTTTAAGCTTGATATTGGTTTAATGAAAAACCATGAAATTGAAGCAGAAAAAAATGGCGCACAAACAAAAGGTGATCATCAAGCCGTCGATCTGCATGATGAATTTGGCATAAACGAAAGTGAACAAGGGAAAGTCTCAGATCTTGTTTTACCTATTTTTGCGCTAATTGCAGGCACCCTGTTTTTTATGCAGTACACAGGAAATCTCGCCCTGGCGGCCAGTGGAAAACCGTTTTCAGTGTTAGGTGCCTTTGAGAATACCGATGTGGGTATGTCTCTTTGTTACGGTGCGCTGGTCGGATTAGCATTTACCTTATTCACTGTACTAAAACAAAAAATAGCCTTTAAGTTAATTTTTCACGCCGCCTGGATTGGTGGCCGATCTATGTTTGGTGCTATTATTATCCTGTTTTTTGCCTGGGCAATCGGCACTGTGATAGGCGATATGAAAACTGGGGCTTACTTATCTTCATTGGTACAAGGTAATATCGGGGTGCAGTGGTTACCAGTTATTATGTTTGTATTATCCGGGGCAATGGCTTTTTCTACCGGTACCTCATGGGGTACCTTTGGCATTATGCTGCCGATTGCCGGTGATATGTCAGGTGCGACAGAGCTCAGCTTAATGTTGCCTATGTTAAGCGCGGTACTGGCGGGCTCTGTCTTTGGCGATCACTGTTCACCTATCTCCGATACAACTATACTCTCTTCAACGGGCGCACGTTGCAGGCATATCGATCATGTAGCAACCCAATTACCCTATGCATTATCCGTTGCCGGCGTTTCTGCCGTTGGTTTTGTGGTGATTGGCTTTACCAATTCCCTGAGCCTCTCTTTGGTCGCTTCGTTTATCGCTTTTAGCGCGCTTATTTTTGTGATGAAATTCTTGTCTAAGAGGTAA